A window from Cryptomeria japonica chromosome 1, Sugi_1.0, whole genome shotgun sequence encodes these proteins:
- the LOC131040666 gene encoding pectinesterase inhibitor 9, producing the protein MDSSTLLSLFITMTAAILPSTGASASNPNCSDLVTSSCKMTPHPDICLDSLCSYSCFLQAKKPQKQKKELVKAAVNVTLTNAKNMTAWAVKFSRDNRGLNGTEGGALSDCVENFGDTVDQIHDSLAELKHLRSESFKFQMSNVQTWMSAALTNEDSCLDGFEGVPDGRVKGLVEGKVQYAEKLMSNALSLINWLASSARYSKVGLWRGRHAV; encoded by the coding sequence ATGGACTCTTCCACCCTGCTATCCCTCTTCATCACCATGACTGCCGCAATTCTGCCCTCCACTGGGGCGTCAGCGTCAAATCCCAATTGCAGCGACTTAGTCACATCCTCCTGCAAAATGACGCCTCATCCTGACATCTGCCTGGACTCGCTCTGCTCCTACTCATGCTTTCTGCAGGCCAAGAAACCCCAGAAACAGAAGAAAGAGCTCGTCAAGGCCGCCGTCAATGTCACCCTcaccaatgccaaaaatatgacggCCTGGGCTGTCAAATTCTCCAGAGATAACAGAGGCCTCAATGGAACGGAGGGCGGCGCGCTCAGTGACTGTGTGGAGAATTTTGGGGATACAGTGGATCAGATCCATGATTCATTGGCCGAGCTGAAGCATCTGAGGTCTGAAAGTTTCAAATTTCAGATGAGCAATGTGCAGACATGGATGAGCGCCGCCCTAACGAACGAGGATAGCTGTCTTGATGGCTTTGAGGGGGTTCCTGATGGGAGGGTTAAAGGGCTTGTAGAGGGGAAAGTGCAGTATGCTGAGAAATTGATGAGTAATGCGCTTTCTTTGATCAATTGGCTTGCTTCCAGTGCAAGATATTCAAAGGTTGGGCTTTGGAGAGGGAGGCATGCTGTTTAG